TGGGCCTGGGTGCCCCGGTTCCTGGCCAGGGGGAAGTGGGGAGTCCCCTTCCCGCTGTGGGCTCACAGTCCCCCTTGCCCGCAGAAACTGGAGGAGCAGGACCGCCGGGCACTGAGCATCAAGGAGCAGCTGCAGCAGGAGCATCGCTTCCTGAAGCGGCGACTGGAGCAGCTGTCGGTGCAGAGCGTGGAGCGCGTGCGCACAGATAGCACAGGCTCCGCCGTCTCCACGGATGACTCAGAGCAAGGTGGGGCGTGGggcagcctcacctgggcctccggGCACTCAGTGGCACAGCTCCCTGGGTGGAGAGAAGGCTCCTGGTGCTGGGGTTGGGGAGAACCCTCCCAGCTCCCTGCTGCACTGGGGTGTTTGTCACCGTCTAAGTGCAGAAGGGACTGGACAGGGAGGGTGGGATGCGGAGGCCGCATGGCCTGCTGAGGACTGGTGCTTCTGAGGCTGGGTTCTTAGCCAGAGCCCTCCTGGCGTCTGCTGCCCCAGGGCCCAGACAGCGCCGTCTGCACTTCTGCTCCTCTGCCCAGAGCTGCTGCTTCCAGAAAAGGGAGAAATGGGCTGGCACCTTTAGAGTGGCCTGACCCCATCCCCGCTCTGTTCTCCCCAGAAGTGGACATAGAGGGCATGGAGTTTGGCCCTGGTGAGCTGGACAGTGTTGGCAGCAGCAGTGACGCGGACGACCACTACAGCCTGCAGAGTGGCAGCGGCGGCGACAGTGGCTTTGGGCCCCACTGCCGGCGGCTGGGCCGCCCCGCCCTCTCGTAGGCCCGTGCCCTCTGCTCCTTGGCCTGCCTGCTCGCCAGCCACGCGTGTCAGCCCTCCAGTTCTCCTTCAGTTGACGCCAGCCTCTCCACAGGCCCACTGCTGTGCCATTCTGGAAGCTCCAGCT
The window above is part of the Chlorocebus sabaeus isolate Y175 chromosome 27, mChlSab1.0.hap1, whole genome shotgun sequence genome. Proteins encoded here:
- the MXD4 gene encoding max dimerization protein 4 isoform X1, whose product is MELNSLLILLEAAEYLERRDREAEHGYASVLPFDGDFTREKTKAASLVRKAPNNRSSHNELEKHRRAKLRLYLEQLKQLVPLGPDSTRHTTLSLLKRAKVHIKKLEEQDRRALSIKEQLQQEHRFLKRRLEQLSVQSVERVRTDSTGSAVSTDDSEQEVDIEGMEFGPGELDSVGSSSDADDHYSLQSGSGGDSGFGPHCRRLGRPALS
- the MXD4 gene encoding max dimerization protein 4 isoform X2 is translated as MELNSLLILLEAAEYLERRDREAEHGYASVLPFDGDFTREKTKAASLVRKAPNNRRAKLRLYLEQLKQLVPLGPDSTRHTTLSLLKRAKVHIKKLEEQDRRALSIKEQLQQEHRFLKRRLEQLSVQSVERVRTDSTGSAVSTDDSEQEVDIEGMEFGPGELDSVGSSSDADDHYSLQSGSGGDSGFGPHCRRLGRPALS